One part of the Magallana gigas chromosome 5, xbMagGiga1.1, whole genome shotgun sequence genome encodes these proteins:
- the LOC105329230 gene encoding GRIP and coiled-coil domain-containing protein 2 isoform X1: MKRGQFCWARLPGLPKTMMWPVRREPGSTMDSEIVYCKADNAIFTVKTSNTEELLTEHWADIGLKCLAKKKKKAMLACFKEDLHWAKECQRELDEGLETCHENICAQSDEDKDETVFDDQHGAQPDKENNNLLVDLQRTQSGDILALPDKESIETQVDGMHQTHSEDMIYSQHNKESIETQVTGLQWTHSEDMINSQPIKESIETQVEDQQGTHSEDMIYSQHIKESIETEVTGLHGTHSEDMINSQPNKERIETQVDGQQGTHSEYIIFLQPDKERIETQVDGQQRTHSEDMINSQPNKERIETQVDGQQGTHSEDMIYSQHIKESIETQVTGLHGTHSEDMINSQPNKERIETQVDGQQGTHSEYIIFSQPNIERIETQVDGQQWTRSEDMINSIPNKESIETQVDGQQRTHSEDMINSQPNKERIETQVDGMHRTHSEYIIFSQPNKERIDTQVDGQQWTHSEDMINSQPIKESIETQVEGQQGTHSEDMIYSQHIKESIETQVTGLHGTHSEDMINSQPYIERIETRVDGLNGTHSDDMIYLQHNKERIETRVDGLHGTHSEDMIYLQHNKESIGTQVDGQQRTHSEDMINSQPNKERIETQINGQHGTHSEDMIYSQPDKESIETQVDGLHGTCSEDMINSQPNKESIETRVDGLHGTHSEDMIFSQPNKESMETQVDGQQLTQSEDMIYSHHNKESIKTQVGGLNGTHSEDMIYFQHNQENTEALLHDFHGTRLYDLIYSQLDKGCTEAQLDSFLGTQLDLIYSQKDKECIETQVNGLCETHSEDMIYLQHNKESIQTQVDGQHATDSEDMINSQPNQESMETQVDGLRETHSEDMIYSQHNKESIDTQVNGLHGTHSEDMINSTPNKESIETQVDGQQRTHSEDMINSQPNKERIETQIDGQQGTHSKDMINSQQNKESIVTGVDGLHGTPSEDMINSQPYIERIETRVDGLNATPSEDMIYLQHNKESIGTPVDGLHRTHSEDMMYLQPDKERIDTRVDCLHETHSENMIYSQPVSDSEDIDQYEKENVRKRKSLLGKRSKFQSELVAENSEKQEYDTNMENHSSTESLKRKKYPSGKKHLEDQTQKLKSKLNKKIDTIQQEDFNKSDRYVMECEKIDKDGESGEEIDDSEFLQRDQNIKGIYIKKYRLKKKREFRGQSKDTRIYDNTHACFFCGKVVLHIKEHLKTHKNAEEVKEIMAMDHPDFTSLRKRGDDKHNRQVLEKGEGEIILARRPTTEFDITNFGPCPDCREWVLLKSIKYHFRECTKKLEMTRRKKKDLVLQSQILAGHIKGRQSPQMMKEVFPIMSSDNVTTIAQNDRLILALGESWIKRNIGNVEKRKYYASSRMRLCARFLIQLQQLQSIQKSGSCVDSSTYDVDEIDTEMNVDKDSKQDSLWDFLRPQNFDNLVLAALKCSFPNADDDDDLLSPSNAIKLKYDLYRLVNTKWALIVKTSGSENSKEAKECKTLASLMDIEWKERVTIIARAVLSRRKFDEKKELPSPEDIEKMTMHLSKKLKETSLTSENFTHLVTIVQTRLLLYNKRRTGELEAIKVQSYASRSCGLDELDESLAKDLTDVEKHLMGTQDLMRVRGKRGRPVPVLIPPDCRKALAFLANTAQRKKAKIAEGNLYLFPNSVNGYVRAYDSLKTMCNEVCLLAPHRITSVSMRKYMATLTQMLNLDKFQMDWVCNHLGHTKSVHKEHYRQMSGLVERTQISKLLLIQDMNLTSKFRGKKLEDMDIKDIVFQDDADDEEEAGFQENLALPSDTVDATENCYLEEAGLEEEEEEEEEEDEVQTRKKVKKTTRQRWTDDEVKEIKEYFKDFLKSGTTPRSTFIDRMKQKSKVNKGVIHLRENHLIIKKISNMNHSKK, translated from the exons AATGCCAGAGAGAGCTGGATGAGGGGCTTGAGACATGCCATGAAAACATATGTGCACAGTCTGATGAAGATAAAGATGAAACAGTCTTTGATGATCAACATGGGGCACAGCCtgataaagaaaacaataatcTACTTGTTGACCTTCAAAGAACTCAGTCTGGTGACATTCTTGCACTGCCTGACAAAGAAAGCATTGAGACTCAAGTTGATGGGATGCATCAGACTCATTCTGAAGACATGATATACTCACAGCACAACAAAGAAAGCATTGAGACTCAAGTAACTGGCCTGCAGTGGACTCATTCTGAAGACATGATAAACTCTCAGCcaatcaaagaaagcattgaGACTCAAGTTGAGGACCAGCAGGGGACTCATTCTGAAGACATGATATACTCACAGcacatcaaagaaagcattgaGACTGAAGTAACTGGCCTGCATGGGACTCATTCTGAAGACATGATAAACTCTCAGCCAAACAAAGAAAGGATTGAGACTCAGGTTGATGGCCAGCAGGGGACTCATTCTGAATATATTATATTCTTGCAGCCCGACAAAGAAAGGATTGAGACTCAAGTTGATGGCCAGCAGAGGACTCATTCTGAAGACATGATAAACTCTCAGCCAAACAAAGAAAGGATTGAGACTCAGGTTGATGGCCAGCAGGGGACTCATTCTGAAGACATGATATACTCACAGcacatcaaagaaagcattgaGACTCAAGTAACTGGCCTGCATGGGACTCATTCTGAAGACATGATAAACTCTCAGCCAAACAAAGAAAGGATTGAGACTCAGGTTGATGGCCAGCAGGGGACTCATTCTGAATATATTATATTCTCGCAGCCCAACATAGAAAGGATTGAGACTCAAGTTGATGGCCAGCAGTGGACTCGTTCTGAAGACATGATAAACTCTATCCCTAACAAAGAAAGCATTGAAACTCAAGTTGATGGCCAGCAGAGGACTCATTCTGAAGACATGATAAACTCTCAGCCAAACAAAGAAAGGATTGAGACTCAGGTTGATGGGATGCATCGGACTCATTCTGAATATATTATATTCTCGCAGCCAAACAAAGAAAGGATTGATACTCAAGTTGATGGCCAGCAGTGGACTCATTCTGAAGACATGATAAATTCTCAGCcaatcaaagaaagcattgaGACTCAAGTCGAGGGCCAGCAGGGGACTCATTCTGAAGACATGATATACTCACAGcacatcaaagaaagcattgaGACTCAAGTAACTGGCCTGCATGGGACTCATTCTGAAGACATGATAAACTCTCAGCCCTACATCGAAAGGATTGAGACTCGAGTTGATGGACTGAATGGGACTCATTCTGATGACATGATATACTTGCAGCACAACAAAGAAAGGATTGAGACTCGAGTTGATGGCCTGCATGGGACTCATTCTGAAGACATGATATACTTGCAGCACAACAAAGAAAGCATTGGGACTCAAGTTGATGGCCAGCAGAGGACTCATTCTGAAGACATGATAAACTCTCAGCCAAACAAAGAAAGGATTGAGACTCAAATTAATGGCCAGCATGGGACTCATTCTGAAGATATGATATACTCTCAGCCTGACAAAGAAAGTATTGAGACTCAAGTTGATGGCCTGCATGGAACTTGTTCTGAAGACATGATAAACTCTCAGCCAAACAAAGAAAGCATTGAGACTCGAGTTGATGGACTGCATGGGACTCATTCTGAAGATATGATATTCTCGCAACCCAACAAAGAAAGCATGGAGACTCAAGTTGATGGTCAGCAGCTGACTCAGTCTGAAGACATGATTTACTCGCATCACAACAAAGAAAGCATCAAGACTCAAGTTGGTGGTTTGAATGGGACTCATTCTGAAGACATGATATACTTTCAGCACAACCAAGAAAACACTGAGGCTCTACTACATGATTTTCATGGGACTCGGCTTTATGACTTGATTTACTCGCAGCTTGATAAAGGTTGCACTGAGGCGCAACTCGATAGTTTTCTTGGGACTCAGCTTGACCTGATTTACTCGCAGAAAGACAAAGAATGCATTGAGACTCAAGTTAATGGCCTGTGTGAGACTCATTCTGAAGACATGATATACTTGCAGCACAACAAAGAAAGCATTCAGACTCAAGTTGATGGCCAGCATGCGACTGATTCTGAAGATATGATAAACTCTCAGCCAAACCAAGAAAGCATGGAGACTCAAGTTGATGGCCTTCGTGAGACTCATTCTGAAGACATGATATACTCGCAGCACAACAAAGAAAGCATTGATACTCAAGTAAATGGCCTGCATGGAACTCATTCTGAAGACATGATAAACTCTACGCCTAACAAAGAAAGCATTGAAACTCAAGTTGATGGCCAGCAGAGGACTCATTCTGAAGACATGATAAACTCTCAGCCAAACAAAGAAAGGATTGAGACTCAAATTGATGGCCAGCAGGGGACTCATTCCAAAGACATGATAAACTCTCAGCAAAACAAAGAAAGCATTGTGACTGGAGTTGATGGACTGCATGGGACTCCATCTGAAGACATGATAAACTCTCAGCCCTACATCGAAAGGATTGAGACTCGAGTTGATGGACTGAATGCGACTCCATCTGAAGACATGATATACTTGCAGCACAACAAAGAAAGCATTGGGACTCCAGTTGATGGCCTGCATCGGACTCATTCTGAAGACATGATGTACTTGCAGCCCGACAAAGAAAGAATTGATACTCGAGTTGATTGCCTGCATGAGACTCATTCTGAAAACATGATTTACTCACAACCTGTCAGTGATTCTGAGGACATAGATcaatatgaaaaagaaaatgtgaGGAAAAGGAAAAGCCTCCTTGGAAAAAGAAGTAAATTTCAGTCAGAGTTGGTTGCTGAAAACAGTGAGAAGCAAGAGTATGATACAAACATGGAAAATCACTCTTCTACAGAATCGCTTAAGAGAAAAAAGTACCCCAGTGGAAAGAAGCATCTTGAAGATCAGACTCAAAAATTGAAGTCAAAGCTCAATAAAAAGATTGACACAATACAGCAAGAAGACTTTAATAAATCAGATAGATATGTAATGGAATGTGAAAAAATTGACAAGGATGGTGAATCTGGCGAAGAAATAGATGATTCCGAGTTTCTCCAAAGAGATCAGAATATAAAAggaatttacattaaaaaatacagattaaaaaaaaaaagggagtTTAGAGGACAGAGTAAAGATACCAGAATATACGATAATACACATGCATGCTTTTTTTGTGGGAAAGTTGTACTCCACATTAAGGAGCACTTGAAAACCCATAAAAATGCTGAAGAGGTGAAGGAGATAATGGCTATGGATCATCCCGATTTTACCTCACTAAGAAAAAGGGGAGACGACAAGCATAACCGTCAGGTTTTAGAAAAGGGTGAAGGGGAAATCATTTTAGCGAGAAGACCAACAACAGAATTTGACATAACTAATTTCGGTCCTTGTCCAGACTGCAGAGAATGGgttcttttaaaaagtattaaatatCACTTTAGAGAATGCACAAAGAAACTTGAAATGActagaaggaaaaaaaaagatctcGTGTTGCAGTCCCAGATATTGGCAGGGCATATAAAAGGAAGACAGTCACCACAGATGATGAAAGAGGTCTTTCCAATTATGTCGTCAGATAATGTGACGACAATTGCCCAGAATGATAGATTGATACTGGCTCTTGGAGAAAGCTGGATTAAAAGAAACATTGGAAATGTTGAGAAAAGGAAGTATTATGCAAGTTCTAGAATGCGTTTGTGTGCAAGATTTTTAATCCAACTACAACAACTACAATCCATTCAGAAATCAGGCTCTTGTGTTGATTCCTCCACATATGATGTTGATGAGATTGATACAGAGATGAATGTGGACAAAGATTCCAAGCAGGATAGTCTTTGGGATTTTCTAAGGCCACAGAACTTCGATAATTTGGTGCTTGCGGCTCTGAAATGTTCATTTCCAAAtgctgatgatgatgatgatctaCTTTCCCCAAGCAATGCCATCAAgttgaaatatgatttatatcGACTCGTAAACACCAAATGGGCTCTTATTGTGAAAACCAGCGGCAGTGAAAATTCTAAAGAAGCTAAAGAATGCAAAACACTTGCAAGCCTCATGGATATTGAATGGAAGGAAAGGGTTACTATTATTGCAAGAGCAGTGCTGAGTCGCAGAAAGTTTGACGAGAAAAAAGAGCTGCCATCTCCTgaagatatagaaaaaatgaCAATGCACCTTTCCAAAAAACTCAAGGAAACATCTCTAACATCAGAAAATTTCACTCATCTGGTAACCATTGTGCAGACAAGGTTGCTCCTTTATAATAAAAGAAGAACAGGGGAACTTGAAGCCATCAA AGTGCAGAGCTATGCTTCAAGAAGCTGTGGGCTTGATGAACTTGATGAGTCACTAGCTAAGGACCTTACAGATGTTGAAAAGCATTTAATGGGAACACAGGATCTGATGAGAGTGAGAGGGAAG AGAGGCAGACCTGTACCGGTGTTAATTCCTCCAGATTGTAGAAAAGCACTGGCTTTCCTAGCCAACACGGCACagagaaaaaaagcaaaaatagcTGAGGGAAACCTGTACTTGTTCCCCAATTCTG TGAATGGCTATGTTAGGGCATATGACTCTCTGAAAACAATGTGCAATGAAGTATGCTTGTTGGCTCCTCATAGAATAACTTCAGTCTCAATGCGAAAGTATATGGCCACTCTCACACAG ATGCTGAACCTAGACAAATTCCAAATGGACTGGGTCTGTAATCATCTAGGTCACACCAAGAGTGTACACAAAGAGCATTACAGACAAATGAGTGGTTTAGTGGAAAGAACCCAAATAAGCAAACTGCTGCTTATTCAGGACATGAACTTGACCTCAAAGTTTAGAGGGAAGAAGCTAGAGGACATGGATATTAAAG ACATTGTCTTCCAAGATGATGCAGATGATGAGGAAGAAGCAGGCTTTCAAGAAAATCT GGCTCTTCCAAGTGATACAGTGGATGCCACTGAAAACTGCTATTTAGAGGAGGCAGGATTGGAAGAagaagaggaggaggaagagGAGGAGGACGAAGTTCAGACCAGGAAAAAGGTGAAGAAAACAACGCGGCAACGGTGGACTGATGATGAagtaaaagaaatcaaagagTATTTCAAAGATTTCCTGAAATCGGGTACCACCCCCAGATCAACGTTCATAGATCGAATGAAGCAGAAAAGCAAGGTCAACAAGGGGGTGATACACTTAAGAGAgaatcatttaattataaagaaaatttcaaatatgaatCATTCCAAAAAATAA
- the LOC105329230 gene encoding GRIP and coiled-coil domain-containing protein 2 isoform X2 — translation MLACFKEDLHWAKECQRELDEGLETCHENICAQSDEDKDETVFDDQHGAQPDKENNNLLVDLQRTQSGDILALPDKESIETQVDGMHQTHSEDMIYSQHNKESIETQVTGLQWTHSEDMINSQPIKESIETQVEDQQGTHSEDMIYSQHIKESIETEVTGLHGTHSEDMINSQPNKERIETQVDGQQGTHSEYIIFLQPDKERIETQVDGQQRTHSEDMINSQPNKERIETQVDGQQGTHSEDMIYSQHIKESIETQVTGLHGTHSEDMINSQPNKERIETQVDGQQGTHSEYIIFSQPNIERIETQVDGQQWTRSEDMINSIPNKESIETQVDGQQRTHSEDMINSQPNKERIETQVDGMHRTHSEYIIFSQPNKERIDTQVDGQQWTHSEDMINSQPIKESIETQVEGQQGTHSEDMIYSQHIKESIETQVTGLHGTHSEDMINSQPYIERIETRVDGLNGTHSDDMIYLQHNKERIETRVDGLHGTHSEDMIYLQHNKESIGTQVDGQQRTHSEDMINSQPNKERIETQINGQHGTHSEDMIYSQPDKESIETQVDGLHGTCSEDMINSQPNKESIETRVDGLHGTHSEDMIFSQPNKESMETQVDGQQLTQSEDMIYSHHNKESIKTQVGGLNGTHSEDMIYFQHNQENTEALLHDFHGTRLYDLIYSQLDKGCTEAQLDSFLGTQLDLIYSQKDKECIETQVNGLCETHSEDMIYLQHNKESIQTQVDGQHATDSEDMINSQPNQESMETQVDGLRETHSEDMIYSQHNKESIDTQVNGLHGTHSEDMINSTPNKESIETQVDGQQRTHSEDMINSQPNKERIETQIDGQQGTHSKDMINSQQNKESIVTGVDGLHGTPSEDMINSQPYIERIETRVDGLNATPSEDMIYLQHNKESIGTPVDGLHRTHSEDMMYLQPDKERIDTRVDCLHETHSENMIYSQPVSDSEDIDQYEKENVRKRKSLLGKRSKFQSELVAENSEKQEYDTNMENHSSTESLKRKKYPSGKKHLEDQTQKLKSKLNKKIDTIQQEDFNKSDRYVMECEKIDKDGESGEEIDDSEFLQRDQNIKGIYIKKYRLKKKREFRGQSKDTRIYDNTHACFFCGKVVLHIKEHLKTHKNAEEVKEIMAMDHPDFTSLRKRGDDKHNRQVLEKGEGEIILARRPTTEFDITNFGPCPDCREWVLLKSIKYHFRECTKKLEMTRRKKKDLVLQSQILAGHIKGRQSPQMMKEVFPIMSSDNVTTIAQNDRLILALGESWIKRNIGNVEKRKYYASSRMRLCARFLIQLQQLQSIQKSGSCVDSSTYDVDEIDTEMNVDKDSKQDSLWDFLRPQNFDNLVLAALKCSFPNADDDDDLLSPSNAIKLKYDLYRLVNTKWALIVKTSGSENSKEAKECKTLASLMDIEWKERVTIIARAVLSRRKFDEKKELPSPEDIEKMTMHLSKKLKETSLTSENFTHLVTIVQTRLLLYNKRRTGELEAIKVQSYASRSCGLDELDESLAKDLTDVEKHLMGTQDLMRVRGKRGRPVPVLIPPDCRKALAFLANTAQRKKAKIAEGNLYLFPNSVNGYVRAYDSLKTMCNEVCLLAPHRITSVSMRKYMATLTQMLNLDKFQMDWVCNHLGHTKSVHKEHYRQMSGLVERTQISKLLLIQDMNLTSKFRGKKLEDMDIKDIVFQDDADDEEEAGFQENLALPSDTVDATENCYLEEAGLEEEEEEEEEEDEVQTRKKVKKTTRQRWTDDEVKEIKEYFKDFLKSGTTPRSTFIDRMKQKSKVNKGVIHLRENHLIIKKISNMNHSKK, via the exons AATGCCAGAGAGAGCTGGATGAGGGGCTTGAGACATGCCATGAAAACATATGTGCACAGTCTGATGAAGATAAAGATGAAACAGTCTTTGATGATCAACATGGGGCACAGCCtgataaagaaaacaataatcTACTTGTTGACCTTCAAAGAACTCAGTCTGGTGACATTCTTGCACTGCCTGACAAAGAAAGCATTGAGACTCAAGTTGATGGGATGCATCAGACTCATTCTGAAGACATGATATACTCACAGCACAACAAAGAAAGCATTGAGACTCAAGTAACTGGCCTGCAGTGGACTCATTCTGAAGACATGATAAACTCTCAGCcaatcaaagaaagcattgaGACTCAAGTTGAGGACCAGCAGGGGACTCATTCTGAAGACATGATATACTCACAGcacatcaaagaaagcattgaGACTGAAGTAACTGGCCTGCATGGGACTCATTCTGAAGACATGATAAACTCTCAGCCAAACAAAGAAAGGATTGAGACTCAGGTTGATGGCCAGCAGGGGACTCATTCTGAATATATTATATTCTTGCAGCCCGACAAAGAAAGGATTGAGACTCAAGTTGATGGCCAGCAGAGGACTCATTCTGAAGACATGATAAACTCTCAGCCAAACAAAGAAAGGATTGAGACTCAGGTTGATGGCCAGCAGGGGACTCATTCTGAAGACATGATATACTCACAGcacatcaaagaaagcattgaGACTCAAGTAACTGGCCTGCATGGGACTCATTCTGAAGACATGATAAACTCTCAGCCAAACAAAGAAAGGATTGAGACTCAGGTTGATGGCCAGCAGGGGACTCATTCTGAATATATTATATTCTCGCAGCCCAACATAGAAAGGATTGAGACTCAAGTTGATGGCCAGCAGTGGACTCGTTCTGAAGACATGATAAACTCTATCCCTAACAAAGAAAGCATTGAAACTCAAGTTGATGGCCAGCAGAGGACTCATTCTGAAGACATGATAAACTCTCAGCCAAACAAAGAAAGGATTGAGACTCAGGTTGATGGGATGCATCGGACTCATTCTGAATATATTATATTCTCGCAGCCAAACAAAGAAAGGATTGATACTCAAGTTGATGGCCAGCAGTGGACTCATTCTGAAGACATGATAAATTCTCAGCcaatcaaagaaagcattgaGACTCAAGTCGAGGGCCAGCAGGGGACTCATTCTGAAGACATGATATACTCACAGcacatcaaagaaagcattgaGACTCAAGTAACTGGCCTGCATGGGACTCATTCTGAAGACATGATAAACTCTCAGCCCTACATCGAAAGGATTGAGACTCGAGTTGATGGACTGAATGGGACTCATTCTGATGACATGATATACTTGCAGCACAACAAAGAAAGGATTGAGACTCGAGTTGATGGCCTGCATGGGACTCATTCTGAAGACATGATATACTTGCAGCACAACAAAGAAAGCATTGGGACTCAAGTTGATGGCCAGCAGAGGACTCATTCTGAAGACATGATAAACTCTCAGCCAAACAAAGAAAGGATTGAGACTCAAATTAATGGCCAGCATGGGACTCATTCTGAAGATATGATATACTCTCAGCCTGACAAAGAAAGTATTGAGACTCAAGTTGATGGCCTGCATGGAACTTGTTCTGAAGACATGATAAACTCTCAGCCAAACAAAGAAAGCATTGAGACTCGAGTTGATGGACTGCATGGGACTCATTCTGAAGATATGATATTCTCGCAACCCAACAAAGAAAGCATGGAGACTCAAGTTGATGGTCAGCAGCTGACTCAGTCTGAAGACATGATTTACTCGCATCACAACAAAGAAAGCATCAAGACTCAAGTTGGTGGTTTGAATGGGACTCATTCTGAAGACATGATATACTTTCAGCACAACCAAGAAAACACTGAGGCTCTACTACATGATTTTCATGGGACTCGGCTTTATGACTTGATTTACTCGCAGCTTGATAAAGGTTGCACTGAGGCGCAACTCGATAGTTTTCTTGGGACTCAGCTTGACCTGATTTACTCGCAGAAAGACAAAGAATGCATTGAGACTCAAGTTAATGGCCTGTGTGAGACTCATTCTGAAGACATGATATACTTGCAGCACAACAAAGAAAGCATTCAGACTCAAGTTGATGGCCAGCATGCGACTGATTCTGAAGATATGATAAACTCTCAGCCAAACCAAGAAAGCATGGAGACTCAAGTTGATGGCCTTCGTGAGACTCATTCTGAAGACATGATATACTCGCAGCACAACAAAGAAAGCATTGATACTCAAGTAAATGGCCTGCATGGAACTCATTCTGAAGACATGATAAACTCTACGCCTAACAAAGAAAGCATTGAAACTCAAGTTGATGGCCAGCAGAGGACTCATTCTGAAGACATGATAAACTCTCAGCCAAACAAAGAAAGGATTGAGACTCAAATTGATGGCCAGCAGGGGACTCATTCCAAAGACATGATAAACTCTCAGCAAAACAAAGAAAGCATTGTGACTGGAGTTGATGGACTGCATGGGACTCCATCTGAAGACATGATAAACTCTCAGCCCTACATCGAAAGGATTGAGACTCGAGTTGATGGACTGAATGCGACTCCATCTGAAGACATGATATACTTGCAGCACAACAAAGAAAGCATTGGGACTCCAGTTGATGGCCTGCATCGGACTCATTCTGAAGACATGATGTACTTGCAGCCCGACAAAGAAAGAATTGATACTCGAGTTGATTGCCTGCATGAGACTCATTCTGAAAACATGATTTACTCACAACCTGTCAGTGATTCTGAGGACATAGATcaatatgaaaaagaaaatgtgaGGAAAAGGAAAAGCCTCCTTGGAAAAAGAAGTAAATTTCAGTCAGAGTTGGTTGCTGAAAACAGTGAGAAGCAAGAGTATGATACAAACATGGAAAATCACTCTTCTACAGAATCGCTTAAGAGAAAAAAGTACCCCAGTGGAAAGAAGCATCTTGAAGATCAGACTCAAAAATTGAAGTCAAAGCTCAATAAAAAGATTGACACAATACAGCAAGAAGACTTTAATAAATCAGATAGATATGTAATGGAATGTGAAAAAATTGACAAGGATGGTGAATCTGGCGAAGAAATAGATGATTCCGAGTTTCTCCAAAGAGATCAGAATATAAAAggaatttacattaaaaaatacagattaaaaaaaaaaagggagtTTAGAGGACAGAGTAAAGATACCAGAATATACGATAATACACATGCATGCTTTTTTTGTGGGAAAGTTGTACTCCACATTAAGGAGCACTTGAAAACCCATAAAAATGCTGAAGAGGTGAAGGAGATAATGGCTATGGATCATCCCGATTTTACCTCACTAAGAAAAAGGGGAGACGACAAGCATAACCGTCAGGTTTTAGAAAAGGGTGAAGGGGAAATCATTTTAGCGAGAAGACCAACAACAGAATTTGACATAACTAATTTCGGTCCTTGTCCAGACTGCAGAGAATGGgttcttttaaaaagtattaaatatCACTTTAGAGAATGCACAAAGAAACTTGAAATGActagaaggaaaaaaaaagatctcGTGTTGCAGTCCCAGATATTGGCAGGGCATATAAAAGGAAGACAGTCACCACAGATGATGAAAGAGGTCTTTCCAATTATGTCGTCAGATAATGTGACGACAATTGCCCAGAATGATAGATTGATACTGGCTCTTGGAGAAAGCTGGATTAAAAGAAACATTGGAAATGTTGAGAAAAGGAAGTATTATGCAAGTTCTAGAATGCGTTTGTGTGCAAGATTTTTAATCCAACTACAACAACTACAATCCATTCAGAAATCAGGCTCTTGTGTTGATTCCTCCACATATGATGTTGATGAGATTGATACAGAGATGAATGTGGACAAAGATTCCAAGCAGGATAGTCTTTGGGATTTTCTAAGGCCACAGAACTTCGATAATTTGGTGCTTGCGGCTCTGAAATGTTCATTTCCAAAtgctgatgatgatgatgatctaCTTTCCCCAAGCAATGCCATCAAgttgaaatatgatttatatcGACTCGTAAACACCAAATGGGCTCTTATTGTGAAAACCAGCGGCAGTGAAAATTCTAAAGAAGCTAAAGAATGCAAAACACTTGCAAGCCTCATGGATATTGAATGGAAGGAAAGGGTTACTATTATTGCAAGAGCAGTGCTGAGTCGCAGAAAGTTTGACGAGAAAAAAGAGCTGCCATCTCCTgaagatatagaaaaaatgaCAATGCACCTTTCCAAAAAACTCAAGGAAACATCTCTAACATCAGAAAATTTCACTCATCTGGTAACCATTGTGCAGACAAGGTTGCTCCTTTATAATAAAAGAAGAACAGGGGAACTTGAAGCCATCAA AGTGCAGAGCTATGCTTCAAGAAGCTGTGGGCTTGATGAACTTGATGAGTCACTAGCTAAGGACCTTACAGATGTTGAAAAGCATTTAATGGGAACACAGGATCTGATGAGAGTGAGAGGGAAG AGAGGCAGACCTGTACCGGTGTTAATTCCTCCAGATTGTAGAAAAGCACTGGCTTTCCTAGCCAACACGGCACagagaaaaaaagcaaaaatagcTGAGGGAAACCTGTACTTGTTCCCCAATTCTG TGAATGGCTATGTTAGGGCATATGACTCTCTGAAAACAATGTGCAATGAAGTATGCTTGTTGGCTCCTCATAGAATAACTTCAGTCTCAATGCGAAAGTATATGGCCACTCTCACACAG ATGCTGAACCTAGACAAATTCCAAATGGACTGGGTCTGTAATCATCTAGGTCACACCAAGAGTGTACACAAAGAGCATTACAGACAAATGAGTGGTTTAGTGGAAAGAACCCAAATAAGCAAACTGCTGCTTATTCAGGACATGAACTTGACCTCAAAGTTTAGAGGGAAGAAGCTAGAGGACATGGATATTAAAG ACATTGTCTTCCAAGATGATGCAGATGATGAGGAAGAAGCAGGCTTTCAAGAAAATCT GGCTCTTCCAAGTGATACAGTGGATGCCACTGAAAACTGCTATTTAGAGGAGGCAGGATTGGAAGAagaagaggaggaggaagagGAGGAGGACGAAGTTCAGACCAGGAAAAAGGTGAAGAAAACAACGCGGCAACGGTGGACTGATGATGAagtaaaagaaatcaaagagTATTTCAAAGATTTCCTGAAATCGGGTACCACCCCCAGATCAACGTTCATAGATCGAATGAAGCAGAAAAGCAAGGTCAACAAGGGGGTGATACACTTAAGAGAgaatcatttaattataaagaaaatttcaaatatgaatCATTCCAAAAAATAA